A region from the Mycolicibacterium litorale genome encodes:
- a CDS encoding GntR family transcriptional regulator encodes MSVDGTSLLRLEKTSLREQALTALRRAITTGQLTPGTHLVETDLSEALQISRGTLREAMRQLQQEGLISAGARGRLSVRHLDAKEIKDIFEVRAALEAVAARTLASREDRTEAVAALRHAVEEMDRWAASNLEDRIEADLRFHRTLCHLSGNETLLHSWSSLEGSIRMSIMFAGVDRALKNMDARRHLAIVDAIEAGDGDTAAATVREHMAGAAAVLVGP; translated from the coding sequence ATGTCCGTCGATGGGACGTCGTTGCTGCGGTTGGAGAAGACCAGCCTGCGGGAGCAGGCGCTGACCGCGCTGCGGCGAGCCATCACCACCGGACAGTTGACACCCGGCACCCACCTGGTCGAGACGGACCTGTCGGAGGCGCTGCAGATCAGTCGCGGCACGCTGCGCGAGGCGATGCGACAGCTCCAGCAGGAGGGCCTCATCTCGGCCGGCGCGCGTGGTCGATTGTCGGTGCGTCACCTCGACGCCAAGGAGATCAAGGACATCTTCGAGGTCCGCGCCGCGCTGGAGGCGGTGGCCGCCAGGACGCTGGCCTCGCGGGAGGACCGAACCGAGGCGGTCGCCGCGCTGCGGCACGCGGTCGAAGAGATGGACCGTTGGGCCGCATCCAATCTGGAGGACCGCATCGAGGCCGACCTGCGGTTCCACCGGACCCTGTGCCACCTGTCGGGCAATGAGACGCTGCTGCACTCGTGGTCGTCGCTGGAGGGCAGCATCCGGATGTCGATCATGTTCGCCGGCGTGGACCGCGCGCTCAAGAACATGGACGCCCGCCGGCACCTGGCGATCGTCGACGCGATCGAGGCGGGCGACGGGGACACCGCGGCGGCCACGGTGCGCGAGCACATGGCCGGCGCGGCCGCGGTACTGGTCGGGCCCTGA
- a CDS encoding transketolase family protein — protein sequence MTSIAPQKLKTSAMIASFADPGQKTAPAPFGHALVRAARANDRIVGLTADLGKYTDMHIFAKEFPQRFFQMGMAEQLLFGAAAGMAETGLVPFASTYSVFAARRAYDFICLDIAEPNLNVNVVGGLPGLTTGYGPSHQATEDIAIFRGMPNLTIVDPCDSVDIEQAVPQLADHPGPTYLRLLRGNVPTVLDEYDYRFELGKAKVLRDGADVVLISSGLMTMRALQAAERLAGDHVDVAVVHTPTIKPFDTETVLAQVDTDRLVLTCENHTVVGGLFETVASAAVRRGITKQVTPVALPDEFLAAGALPTLHDRYGLSTAQIVATVRARL from the coding sequence ATGACTTCCATTGCGCCACAAAAACTCAAGACGTCGGCGATGATCGCCTCGTTCGCCGACCCGGGTCAGAAGACCGCCCCGGCCCCGTTCGGTCATGCGCTGGTCCGCGCCGCCCGGGCCAACGACCGCATCGTCGGCCTGACCGCGGATCTCGGCAAATACACCGACATGCACATCTTCGCCAAGGAGTTCCCGCAGCGGTTCTTCCAGATGGGCATGGCCGAGCAGCTGTTGTTCGGGGCGGCCGCCGGAATGGCCGAGACCGGCCTCGTGCCGTTCGCGTCCACCTACTCGGTGTTCGCCGCTCGCCGGGCCTACGACTTCATCTGCCTCGACATCGCCGAGCCGAACCTCAACGTCAACGTCGTCGGCGGATTGCCCGGCCTCACCACCGGATACGGTCCCTCGCATCAGGCGACCGAGGACATCGCCATCTTCCGGGGCATGCCGAACCTGACGATCGTCGATCCGTGCGATTCAGTCGACATCGAACAGGCCGTCCCGCAGCTGGCCGACCATCCCGGCCCGACCTATCTGCGCCTGCTGCGCGGGAACGTGCCGACGGTGCTCGACGAGTACGACTACCGCTTCGAACTCGGTAAGGCCAAGGTGCTTCGCGATGGCGCCGACGTGGTGCTGATCTCGTCGGGGCTGATGACGATGCGGGCGCTGCAGGCGGCGGAACGGTTGGCCGGCGACCACGTCGACGTCGCCGTCGTCCACACCCCGACGATCAAACCGTTCGACACCGAAACCGTTCTGGCGCAGGTCGACACGGACCGCCTGGTGCTGACGTGCGAGAACCACACCGTCGTCGGTGGGCTCTTCGAGACGGTGGCGTCGGCCGCGGTGCGGCGGGGAATCACCAAACAGGTCACCCCGGTCGCCCTGCCCGACGAGTTCCTGGCGGCCGGCGCGCTGCCGACGCTGCACGACCGGTACGGCCTGTCGACCGCGCAGATCGTCGCCACCGTGCGCGCCCGGCTGTAG
- a CDS encoding transketolase: MRAQRVVDAAYRMRHHALNMGEAQGQGYVGQALGAADMLATVYVDQLNYRADDPHWEGRDRFLLSTGHYAIGLYAALAEAGIIEVDELESYGSDDSRLPMSGMASYTPGMEISGGSLGHGLTVAVGMALGLRHQGSTARVINFLSDGELDEGSTWEAAMGASHHRLGNLIAMVDINALQADGPTAGVLRTEPVVDKWAACGWHVQRVDGNDVEALLGAFDRIAAAEGDRPSVILCDTRIGRGVPLLENREKAHFMRIDADEWQICRDQLTEGFQGVPA, from the coding sequence ATGCGGGCCCAGCGAGTGGTCGACGCTGCCTACCGGATGCGTCACCACGCTCTCAACATGGGCGAGGCCCAGGGGCAGGGGTATGTCGGACAGGCCCTGGGAGCCGCGGACATGCTCGCCACCGTCTACGTCGATCAGCTCAACTACCGCGCCGATGACCCGCACTGGGAGGGACGGGACCGGTTCCTGCTGTCGACCGGGCACTACGCCATCGGGCTGTACGCGGCACTGGCGGAGGCCGGCATCATCGAGGTCGACGAGCTGGAGAGCTACGGATCCGACGATTCCCGGCTGCCGATGTCCGGGATGGCCAGCTACACACCGGGAATGGAGATCTCCGGCGGTTCGCTGGGCCACGGCCTCACCGTCGCGGTGGGCATGGCACTGGGTCTTCGCCACCAGGGGTCGACCGCCCGGGTGATCAACTTCCTGTCCGACGGTGAGCTCGACGAGGGATCGACGTGGGAGGCCGCGATGGGCGCCTCCCACCACCGGCTGGGCAACCTGATCGCAATGGTCGACATCAACGCGCTGCAGGCCGACGGACCCACCGCCGGGGTGCTCCGCACCGAACCGGTCGTCGACAAGTGGGCGGCGTGCGGATGGCACGTCCAGCGCGTCGACGGCAACGACGTCGAGGCGCTGCTCGGGGCCTTCGACCGCATCGCGGCGGCCGAAGGCGATCGTCCGTCGGTCATCCTGTGCGACACCAGGATCGGCCGCGGTGTGCCGCTACTGGAGAACAGGGAGAAGGCGCACTTCATGCGCATCGACGCTGACGAGTGGCAGATCTGCCGCGATCAGCTCACCGAAGGCTTTCAAGGAGTACCCGCATGA
- a CDS encoding MFS transporter, whose product MSDDALTMRGPVHGTPDAKRVAIGSGVGAVIETYDFIGFGTAAALYFGTAFFPNSSPVAGTLAAFATLGVGFAARPLGGIIGGHLGDKVGRKPVLVASLIVMGLATFAIGLLPTYAAVGVLAPILLVTVRIIQGLAFGAEWGGAILMSYEHAPWKQKGRYTGIVQAGFPVGLLLANLVFLVSVHLGGDWAWRVPFLASIALVMVGLIIRAKVPESPVFEDVKSEGKVVKAPIVEVVKKDWRNIVRGIGLRIAETAGYAVSITYMISYLKNAGLASASQTLVALCIASFLGIFATMGWARLTDRIGRRPVYIGVCAFAIPFGVLMFVLVNTGLALLIIATFAVSYGVCQNALAGAQGAWFPELFTANTRASGASLAYQISAMVSGFTPFITTLLFEGFGWVGPAMLFSGYAAIGLWAALATRETWGPAERRAADKAAHAQSHALAA is encoded by the coding sequence ATGAGCGATGACGCTCTGACGATGCGGGGCCCGGTGCACGGCACACCGGACGCCAAGCGGGTCGCGATCGGTTCCGGCGTCGGCGCGGTGATCGAGACCTACGACTTCATCGGTTTCGGCACCGCGGCGGCGCTCTACTTCGGCACCGCGTTCTTCCCGAACTCCAGTCCGGTCGCCGGCACACTCGCCGCCTTCGCCACGCTGGGCGTCGGGTTCGCGGCCCGTCCGCTCGGCGGCATCATCGGCGGCCATCTCGGTGACAAGGTCGGCCGCAAGCCGGTGCTGGTCGCCTCGCTCATCGTGATGGGTCTGGCGACGTTCGCGATCGGCCTGCTGCCGACCTACGCCGCGGTCGGTGTCCTCGCCCCCATCCTGTTGGTGACGGTCCGCATCATCCAGGGCCTGGCATTCGGCGCCGAATGGGGCGGCGCGATCCTGATGAGCTACGAACACGCCCCCTGGAAGCAGAAGGGCCGCTACACCGGCATCGTCCAGGCCGGCTTCCCCGTCGGGCTGCTGCTGGCCAACCTGGTCTTCCTCGTCAGCGTCCACCTGGGCGGTGACTGGGCATGGCGGGTGCCGTTCCTCGCCAGCATCGCGCTCGTGATGGTCGGGCTGATCATCCGCGCCAAGGTGCCCGAGTCCCCGGTCTTCGAGGACGTCAAGAGCGAAGGCAAGGTCGTCAAGGCGCCCATCGTCGAGGTCGTCAAGAAGGACTGGCGCAACATCGTGCGCGGCATCGGCCTGCGGATCGCGGAGACCGCCGGCTATGCGGTGTCCATCACCTACATGATCAGCTACCTCAAGAACGCCGGGCTGGCGTCGGCATCGCAAACCCTTGTGGCGCTGTGCATCGCGTCGTTCCTCGGGATCTTCGCGACCATGGGGTGGGCCCGCCTGACCGACCGGATCGGCCGTCGCCCGGTCTACATCGGAGTGTGCGCGTTCGCGATTCCGTTCGGTGTGCTGATGTTCGTCCTGGTCAACACCGGCCTGGCTCTGCTGATCATCGCCACCTTCGCCGTCTCCTACGGCGTCTGCCAGAACGCGCTGGCCGGTGCACAGGGCGCCTGGTTCCCCGAACTGTTCACCGCGAACACCCGCGCATCGGGTGCGTCGCTGGCATACCAGATCTCGGCGATGGTCTCCGGCTTCACGCCGTTCATCACCACCCTGCTGTTCGAGGGGTTCGGCTGGGTGGGTCCGGCGATGTTGTTCTCCGGCTACGCCGCGATCGGCCTGTGGGCGGCACTGGCGACGAGGGAGACCTGGGGCCCCGCCGAGCGCCGTGCCGCCGACAAGGCCGCCCACGCCCAGTCCCACGCGTTGGCCGCGTGA
- a CDS encoding sugar phosphate isomerase/epimerase family protein, with protein sequence MAARLHSRLGCSTISFRHQALPHALKTIAGLGFSEIDLGALPGVCDHVPYVLDEAAVADVAAVVSASGLRVRSINGDIGDLNAPLTAAEQRARARHLDMLVALAGATGARAVVLPCGALDHQPLSSLADDLDRVADELIAAAHVAAAGRVELWTESLHFHRLCCDITRAEALTRRFGPEVGIVMDFSHIVASGADPVDFVDRFGPRIAHVHIRDAVPGNINLSVGNGAVDFGRGLKALAGAGYHGHFSLELETRDLTHNERPAAALRAGHVISELI encoded by the coding sequence ATGGCCGCACGGCTTCACTCGCGACTCGGCTGCTCGACGATCAGCTTTCGCCACCAGGCGCTACCCCACGCCCTCAAGACCATCGCCGGCCTGGGCTTTTCCGAGATCGACCTCGGCGCGCTGCCCGGCGTCTGCGACCACGTGCCCTACGTCCTCGACGAGGCCGCCGTCGCCGATGTCGCGGCCGTGGTCAGCGCATCGGGCCTGCGGGTGCGGTCCATCAACGGTGACATCGGGGATCTCAACGCCCCGTTGACGGCGGCCGAACAGCGGGCGCGCGCGCGTCACCTCGACATGCTCGTCGCGCTCGCCGGAGCGACCGGTGCCCGGGCGGTGGTGCTGCCCTGTGGCGCCCTGGACCACCAACCGCTGTCGTCGCTCGCCGACGATCTGGACCGGGTCGCCGACGAACTCATCGCGGCCGCGCACGTGGCGGCGGCCGGACGTGTCGAGCTCTGGACCGAGTCGCTGCACTTCCACCGGCTGTGCTGCGACATCACCCGGGCCGAGGCACTCACCCGACGGTTCGGGCCGGAGGTGGGCATCGTGATGGACTTCAGCCACATCGTCGCCTCCGGTGCCGACCCCGTCGACTTCGTCGACCGCTTCGGGCCGCGCATCGCGCACGTCCACATCCGCGACGCGGTGCCCGGCAACATCAACCTCTCCGTCGGCAACGGCGCGGTCGACTTCGGGCGGGGGCTCAAGGCCCTCGCCGGCGCCGGCTACCACGGCCACTTCTCGCTGGAACTCGAGACCCGCGACCTCACCCACAACGAACGCCCCGCCGCCGCACTTCGCGCCGGACATGTCATTTCCGAACTGATCTGA
- a CDS encoding SDR family NAD(P)-dependent oxidoreductase gives MQNKTAVVTGATSDKGIGMAVAERYAREGWAIVILDLDGEKSAKVAAEIGNRYAVPAFGHAVDVTSEDSVAAAYDAVAAEVASGNLPPVGALANIAGITSPTPFLKTTLELWNKVMAVNATGTYLVTKAFLPAMIDQGWGRIVNMSSVSAQRGGGVFGKVPYSSAKAAILGFTKSLAREIADTGVTVNAVTPGAVDTNIRVGSTDEQEARLAADIPVGRTATTDEVAAVITFLSSQDASYLTGTTVDINGGSHMH, from the coding sequence ATGCAGAACAAGACCGCCGTCGTCACCGGCGCCACGTCCGACAAGGGCATCGGCATGGCCGTCGCCGAACGCTACGCCCGCGAGGGCTGGGCCATCGTCATCCTCGACCTGGATGGGGAGAAGTCGGCGAAGGTCGCCGCCGAGATCGGCAACCGGTACGCGGTGCCGGCCTTCGGCCACGCCGTCGACGTCACCTCTGAAGACTCCGTCGCGGCGGCCTACGACGCCGTCGCCGCCGAAGTGGCCTCGGGCAATCTACCCCCGGTCGGTGCGCTGGCCAACATCGCCGGGATCACCTCTCCGACACCGTTTCTGAAGACCACACTCGAGCTGTGGAACAAGGTCATGGCCGTCAACGCCACCGGAACGTACCTGGTCACCAAGGCGTTCCTGCCCGCCATGATCGACCAGGGCTGGGGCCGCATCGTCAACATGTCGTCGGTGTCAGCGCAGCGCGGCGGCGGGGTGTTCGGCAAGGTGCCGTACTCGTCGGCCAAGGCGGCGATCCTCGGGTTCACCAAGTCACTCGCGCGCGAGATCGCCGACACCGGCGTGACGGTCAACGCCGTCACTCCCGGCGCGGTCGACACCAACATCAGGGTCGGCTCCACCGACGAGCAGGAGGCCAGGCTGGCCGCTGACATTCCTGTCGGGCGCACGGCCACCACCGACGAGGTGGCCGCCGTGATCACCTTCCTGTCCAGCCAGGACGCCAGCTACCTGACGGGGACGACCGTGGACATCAACGGCGGAAGCCACATGCACTAG
- a CDS encoding FAD-dependent monooxygenase, which produces MTATVDVVVGAGPTGLTAAGDLARAGRSVAVLEKWPTVNPSSRAFATMARTLEVLDARGLADDLLTTGHRAPGVSIFAGARIDLTHLDSPYRFVLVTPQTDVDRALARYAQGHGADIRRGVEVVALHQDADGVTVTARAGADAPQEFWRARYVVGADGAHSTVRTVLGVDFPGETVLSSLVLADVKLADGPAGGGLTVGSTRDVLGFLAPYGRHDSDGSWYRAMVWDRHHQVDDDVPADRTEINTALLRAFSADPGLVEIGWTSRFHCDERQVERYRHGRVFLAGDAAHVHSPMGGQGMNTGIQDAANLAWKIDAVLSGADEALLDTYHTERHPIGRRVLRQSGLMARAITLHPRGARFMRNLLASKLLRIPHVRDAVAGSFAGTGLRYAGPGSVGTRATQIPLTEGRLAELLRVPGFVFLRERGAPLVDGFGGAQAQRRDAGPAVLVRPDGYIAWTGDSANRSAWAAALPLPATPSACGFRR; this is translated from the coding sequence ATGACCGCCACCGTCGATGTCGTCGTCGGCGCCGGACCCACCGGCCTGACCGCCGCGGGCGACCTTGCGCGGGCCGGACGCTCCGTCGCGGTCCTCGAGAAGTGGCCCACCGTGAACCCGTCGAGTCGGGCCTTCGCCACGATGGCGCGCACCCTCGAGGTCCTCGACGCGCGGGGGCTCGCCGACGACCTGCTCACGACAGGTCACCGGGCCCCTGGGGTGTCGATCTTCGCCGGCGCGCGAATCGATCTCACTCATCTCGATTCTCCGTACCGGTTCGTCCTGGTCACTCCGCAGACCGACGTCGACCGGGCCCTCGCACGGTACGCGCAGGGCCACGGTGCCGACATCCGCCGCGGCGTCGAGGTAGTGGCGCTGCATCAGGACGCCGACGGCGTGACGGTCACAGCCCGGGCAGGCGCTGATGCGCCGCAGGAGTTTTGGCGGGCACGCTATGTGGTCGGCGCGGACGGCGCCCACAGCACCGTGCGCACGGTACTCGGAGTCGACTTCCCGGGTGAGACGGTGCTTTCCTCGCTCGTGCTCGCCGACGTCAAGCTGGCCGACGGGCCGGCCGGCGGTGGTCTGACAGTGGGCAGCACGCGCGACGTGCTGGGGTTCCTCGCCCCGTACGGCCGCCACGACTCCGACGGATCCTGGTACCGCGCGATGGTGTGGGACCGCCACCACCAGGTGGACGACGACGTTCCCGCCGACCGCACCGAGATCAACACCGCTCTCCTGCGGGCGTTTTCCGCCGATCCGGGCCTCGTCGAGATCGGGTGGACGTCGCGGTTCCACTGCGACGAACGACAAGTCGAGCGGTACCGGCACGGCCGGGTGTTCCTGGCCGGGGACGCGGCCCATGTGCACTCCCCCATGGGCGGACAGGGCATGAACACCGGCATCCAGGACGCGGCGAACCTCGCGTGGAAGATCGATGCCGTGCTCAGCGGGGCCGACGAGGCGCTTCTCGACACGTACCACACCGAACGCCATCCGATCGGCAGGCGCGTGCTGCGGCAGTCCGGTCTCATGGCGCGGGCCATCACGCTGCACCCCCGCGGCGCACGGTTCATGCGGAACCTATTGGCCTCGAAGCTTCTTCGGATCCCGCACGTCCGGGACGCGGTCGCGGGCAGCTTCGCGGGCACCGGGCTGCGCTATGCGGGGCCAGGGTCGGTCGGTACGCGTGCCACCCAGATTCCGCTGACCGAGGGCCGTCTCGCCGAGCTCCTGCGGGTGCCGGGCTTCGTGTTCCTCCGCGAGCGCGGCGCCCCACTCGTCGACGGCTTCGGCGGAGCGCAGGCGCAACGCCGCGACGCCGGGCCGGCGGTGCTGGTGCGTCCCGACGGGTACATCGCGTGGACCGGCGACTCGGCGAACCGGTCGGCGTGGGCAGCGGCGCTGCCGCTGCCGGCGACCCCTAGTGCATGTGGCTTCCGCCGTTGA
- a CDS encoding TetR family transcriptional regulator, giving the protein MSARPRDAETTRSSILIAARTQFGDRGFERTTIRSIASAAGVDPALVMHYFGTKAQLFAEAAEFDIAFPDLSDVAPDRVADVLIPLFVAVWGPQGPLLPLLRAATTNGAAADALLSVFTDKVTPALSAVAPDRAAERAALVGSQLLGIAVARNILALPPLADMDDEALVAWLRPVLAHYLSDTAPAHP; this is encoded by the coding sequence ATGAGTGCCAGGCCCCGTGACGCCGAGACCACCCGGTCGTCGATCCTTATCGCCGCGCGGACGCAGTTCGGGGACCGCGGATTCGAACGCACGACCATCAGGTCCATCGCCTCGGCCGCCGGTGTCGACCCGGCGTTGGTGATGCACTACTTCGGTACCAAGGCACAGCTGTTCGCGGAGGCGGCCGAGTTCGACATCGCGTTCCCGGACCTGTCCGACGTCGCTCCCGACCGCGTCGCCGATGTCCTGATCCCGTTGTTCGTCGCGGTGTGGGGGCCGCAGGGCCCACTCCTGCCGTTGTTGCGCGCGGCCACCACCAACGGGGCCGCGGCCGACGCCCTGCTGTCGGTGTTCACCGACAAGGTCACCCCGGCGTTGTCGGCGGTCGCCCCCGACCGCGCGGCCGAGCGCGCCGCTCTGGTCGGATCACAGCTCCTCGGGATCGCGGTGGCCCGCAACATCCTCGCCCTCCCTCCGTTGGCCGACATGGACGACGAGGCGCTCGTCGCATGGCTGCGGCCGGTTCTGGCGCACTATCTGTCGGATACCGCGCCGGCGCACCCCTGA
- a CDS encoding methylenetetrahydrofolate reductase, with translation MEFGPCGGVRPDGQCEMRPGPCVFPEVVPWSGVEPAPRPAAAPLVLTDFSCAPFDRADVAATAALLTGSCDAVLVGEHQNRPDFPPTLMGRLLLDAGVSPWITLSCRDRNRIVLEQELRGLRTLGVGTVLCVTGDGRGYDVRPDVTQTFDLDGPRLVSLAASVGMVAAVPETPTAPPVHRRPARLVEKQRAGASLAVLNHVPYPATVADFMASARAAGLSIPVIAAVAVFTDVVSAAVLQGLPGLALDQEVVDEVLGAADPVSAGIAAAVAEARALLAIDGVHGVNLSGSATASGTRAGAEIKAEVGRLINAGEAA, from the coding sequence ATGGAGTTCGGGCCCTGCGGCGGCGTGCGGCCCGACGGACAGTGCGAGATGCGCCCGGGTCCCTGCGTGTTCCCGGAGGTCGTACCGTGGTCGGGGGTCGAGCCGGCACCGCGCCCCGCCGCGGCACCCCTCGTCCTCACCGACTTCAGTTGCGCACCGTTCGACCGGGCCGACGTCGCTGCGACCGCCGCCCTCCTCACGGGGTCGTGTGACGCCGTCCTTGTCGGCGAGCACCAGAACCGGCCGGATTTCCCACCCACACTGATGGGGCGGCTGCTGCTCGATGCGGGAGTGTCACCGTGGATCACGCTGTCGTGCCGCGACCGCAACCGGATCGTGCTCGAACAGGAGCTGCGCGGGTTGCGCACGCTGGGGGTGGGCACCGTGCTCTGCGTGACCGGTGACGGCCGCGGGTACGACGTCCGCCCGGACGTCACGCAGACCTTCGACCTCGACGGTCCGCGGCTGGTGTCGCTGGCCGCGTCGGTCGGCATGGTGGCGGCCGTTCCGGAGACGCCCACCGCACCACCCGTGCATCGGCGTCCCGCCCGGCTGGTCGAGAAACAACGCGCCGGCGCGAGCCTCGCGGTGCTCAACCATGTGCCGTATCCCGCCACCGTCGCCGACTTCATGGCGTCGGCGCGCGCCGCCGGGCTGTCGATCCCGGTGATCGCCGCGGTGGCCGTCTTCACCGACGTCGTCTCGGCGGCCGTCCTGCAGGGCCTACCCGGACTCGCGCTCGATCAGGAAGTGGTCGACGAGGTACTCGGTGCCGCGGATCCGGTGTCGGCGGGAATCGCGGCGGCCGTCGCCGAGGCGCGCGCACTGCTGGCGATCGACGGTGTTCACGGAGTCAACCTGTCCGGTTCGGCGACCGCCTCGGGGACCCGGGCCGGTGCCGAGATCAAGGCCGAGGTCGGTCGGCTCATCAACGCGGGGGAGGCGGCATGA
- a CDS encoding class I SAM-dependent methyltransferase — protein sequence MTEAMDAEFDTVAEWTAQVALDLGPDYYVPAGCRGSGSPAALDWLIEQLELTSRDVLLDCGAGVGGPAAYAAQAVSLNPVLVEPEAGACRAARTLFGFPVVQAVGSALPLADASVDAAWALGVLCTTPRQVELLTEMRRTVRPPGRIALLAFVAREPLQTRQPEGNHFPTRERLVELIADAGLRMREWRSTADLPSIPTEWSDRVDAVTDALAERHAASEAWELAESQSKRIADLLEEGAVTGEMVVLRHA from the coding sequence ATGACCGAGGCGATGGACGCCGAGTTCGACACCGTGGCGGAGTGGACGGCCCAGGTGGCGCTCGACCTCGGGCCGGATTACTACGTTCCTGCCGGATGTCGGGGCAGCGGAAGCCCGGCCGCACTGGACTGGCTGATCGAGCAGTTGGAGTTGACGTCTCGAGACGTGCTGCTCGACTGCGGCGCCGGTGTCGGTGGGCCGGCGGCCTATGCCGCACAGGCGGTTTCGCTCAACCCCGTCCTGGTCGAGCCCGAGGCGGGTGCCTGCCGAGCGGCCCGCACGCTGTTCGGGTTCCCCGTCGTCCAGGCGGTCGGGTCGGCGCTGCCGTTGGCCGACGCCAGCGTCGACGCCGCCTGGGCACTGGGCGTCCTGTGCACGACGCCTCGTCAAGTGGAGCTGCTCACCGAGATGCGCCGGACAGTGCGCCCGCCCGGCCGCATCGCACTGCTCGCGTTCGTTGCGCGCGAGCCTCTGCAGACCCGCCAACCCGAGGGCAACCACTTCCCGACACGGGAGCGACTCGTCGAACTCATCGCCGACGCCGGTCTGCGGATGAGGGAGTGGCGCAGCACAGCCGACCTGCCTTCCATTCCGACGGAGTGGAGCGACCGTGTCGACGCCGTGACCGACGCCCTCGCCGAGCGTCACGCCGCATCAGAGGCCTGGGAACTCGCCGAAAGCCAGAGCAAGCGTATCGCCGACCTGCTGGAGGAGGGCGCCGTCACCGGCGAGATGGTGGTGCTGCGGCACGCCTGA
- a CDS encoding DUF4396 domain-containing protein, with product MSEHAHHHVDHHSVAGHGDANINAMALSATLHCLTGCAIGEIAGLIVGTALGLSTLATIGLAVALAFVFGYALSTLPLLKAGLAVGTALSVVLAADSLSILTMEVVDNLVMAVIPGAMDAGLVNAVFWVSMMIALGVAFLAAYPVNRYLLRRGKGHALTHEYHHGAGTPSGARRFIPSFTTGTLVAAIAAFMIGGLVVSIAAELEDSGAGVHAQASVRT from the coding sequence GTGAGCGAGCATGCACATCACCACGTCGATCACCACTCCGTCGCGGGCCACGGCGACGCGAACATCAACGCCATGGCGCTCAGCGCGACGCTGCACTGCCTCACCGGATGTGCCATCGGCGAGATCGCGGGGCTGATCGTCGGCACCGCCCTCGGACTGAGCACCCTCGCCACGATCGGCCTCGCCGTCGCGCTGGCGTTCGTGTTCGGCTATGCGCTCTCGACACTGCCGCTGTTGAAGGCCGGCCTCGCCGTGGGCACCGCGCTCAGCGTCGTCCTGGCGGCCGACTCGCTGTCGATCCTCACCATGGAGGTCGTCGACAACCTCGTCATGGCCGTGATTCCCGGCGCGATGGATGCCGGGTTGGTCAACGCCGTCTTCTGGGTTTCCATGATGATCGCCCTGGGTGTGGCGTTTCTGGCGGCCTACCCGGTCAACCGCTACCTCCTCCGCAGAGGCAAAGGTCACGCGCTGACCCATGAATACCACCACGGCGCCGGAACGCCCAGTGGTGCACGCCGTTTCATCCCCTCGTTCACAACGGGAACCCTGGTCGCCGCCATCGCCGCCTTCATGATCGGCGGACTGGTGGTGTCGATCGCCGCGGAACTCGAGGACTCCGGCGCCGGTGTGCATGCGCAGGCGTCAGTGCGCACCTAG